The DNA sequence CGGCTGGGCCGGGGTTCTGGCAGGGCTAACGCAAGCCGTGTGCCAGCCTCCGGCGGGCGGGCTAAGCGGCTGAATATGAAGCGATCACCAATGCCGGGGCGGCGGTACGGATGGGCCGTCTGTCGGCTTTGTCGCGTTGGCTACAGGTCATGTGCGGGCTGTCTGGCCAGGGCCCCGGGTGGATTGCCGTGCGCCTGCCGTCGATGCGCGGTGGTGGCGATTTCCCGCGGCTGGCACCCGTATTGCATGCTTTGAACTGGTGACAACGCCCGCGCCCTGGCGGGTGGATACCCAATTCCTGCCGAGGTATGCCCATGTCCACAGCGGCGCTGGTCGACAGCCCCAGACAGCAGGGCACCGAACTGCTCGCGATCTACGAAATCAGCAAGATCCTGAGTTCGTCCCTGGACCTGAAGCGCACGCTGCGCGGCGTGCTGAACCTGCTGGCCTCCTACATGCGGATGCAGCGCGGCACGGTGAGCCTGCTCGACGCCGGCGACGAGCTGCGCGCCATCGGCGCCGCCGACCTGTCCGAAGAGGCGGTGCTGCGCGCGCACTACCGCATCGGCGAGGGCATCACCGGGCGCATCCTGCAAACCGGCTCGCCGTGCGTGGTGCCGGACATCGCCCGGGAACCGCTGTTCCTGAACCGCACCGGCGCCCGCGACCTGGCCGCCGGGCAGGTGATCGCCTTCATCGGCGTGCCGATCAAGGTCGGCCGCGACACGGTCGGCGTGCTCACGGTCGACCGCGACGTGACCGACGAGCCGGCCAATTTCGAGCGCGACGTGCGCTTCCTGACCATGGTGGCGAACCTCATCGGCCAGACCGCGCGCCTGCACAGCAACGTGGCCGCCGAGCGGGCCGAGCTGCTGCAGGAAAAAAGCCGCCTGCAGAAGGAACTGCACGCCAAGTACCGGCTCGACAACGTCATCGGCGCCAGCAAGGGCATGCAGGAAGTGTTCGCCGAGGTGCACCAGGTGGCGGCCGGGCGGGCCACCGTGCTGCTGCGCGGCGAATCCGGTACGGGCAAGGAAGTGATCGCCCGCGCCATTCATTTCCTGAGCCCGCGCAAGGAAGGGCCGTTCGTGCGCGTCAACTGCGCCGCGCTGTCCGAGAACCTGCTCGAATCGGAACTGTTCGGCCACGAGAAGGGCGCCTTCACCGGCGCCCACGCCGACCGCAAGGGCCGCTTCGAGCTGGCCGACGGCGGCACGCTGTTCCTGGACGAGATCGGCGAGGTGTCGCCGGGCTTCCAGACCAAGCTGCTGCGCGTGCTGCAGGAGCGCGAGTTCGAGCGCGTCGGCGGCAGCCGACCGATCAAGGTCGACGTGCGCCTGATCTGCGCCACCAACCGCAACCTGGAAGAAGCCGTCGGCAAGGGCACCTTTCGCGAGGACCTGTATTTCCGCATCAACGTGGTGACGGTGTTCCTGCCGCCGCTGCGCGAGCGGCGCGAGGACATCCCGCCGCTGGTCGAGCACTTCCTGTCCCGCTACAACGAGGAAAGCCACCGCGCCATCACGCTCAGCCCCGAGGCGCTGCAGATCATGCTGGAATGCAACTGGCCGGGTAACGTGCGGGAACTGGAAAACTGCGTCGAGCGCTGCGCCACCATGACCCGCGGCGATACGATCCGCGCCACCGACATGCCCTGCCAGCACGGCAAGTGCTTCTCGCTGGTGCTGCAGGGCTACACCACGACCCAGCGGGAGTCGGTGGTATTGCCGCCGGTCGCGCGTGCGCGCCTGCCCAGTCCTGTTGCAACTCCCGGCGCAGCGGTAGCCCCGGCCACCGCATCCGGCGACGCGCCACCTGACGACGAACACGAGCGCCTGGTGTGGGCCATGCAGCAATGCGGCTGGGTGCAAGCCAAGGCGGCGCGCCTGCTCGGCATCACGCCGCGCCAGATCGGCTACGCACTGCGCAAATACAACGTGCAGGTACGGCGCTTCTGAGGTCAGCTCACTTGGGTGGTAAGGAAACCTCTGAACCCATGATCCCCCGTCGTTGCGAGGAGCGCGCGGCGCGACGTGGCAACCTTGCCTTTGGTTTGACCGGGGGCGTGCCGGCGGGCGGCAAGGCAAGGTCCTAACGTCGCTGCGCTCCTCAGGACGACGGGGCGTTACAGCGACGGCTGCAGGAATGCCGCCTGCAGGTCCCGATCGAAGTACGACAGCGCCTTGCCCAGTTGCGACTCGGTCCAGCGCACGGCCTCGAATTCCGGGTGAACTTCGGTGATGCGCCCGCCGGCGCACAGCTCCAGACGCACGCCGAACGGATCGTGGAAGTGCAGCGAGAAGGTCTTGCCGTAGGACTGGCGGGTCGGGCCGTAGATGTCGATGTTCACGCCGGCCTCGCGCAGGTACTGGCCATCGATCAGGATGTCGTTCGGGTCTTCCTTGGTAAAGGCGATGTGGTGCAGGCGCCCGGCCGGGCCGGGGAAGATGGCCAGCTCCTGGCCGCCGGCTTCCTTCTGCATGCGAAACAGCAGCGCCGACAGCAGCCGCCGGCCGTCGTCGCTGTCGATGCGCTCGGAGATCACGAAGCCGAGCGCCTGGGTCAGGAAGTCCACCGCCGCCTGCGGGTCCGCCACGGTGATGCCGGCGTGGTTCAGGAAAAACGGCGCCGGGGTGCCGCGCAGGGGCCGCGGCGTGACCCAGTCGGGTGAGTCGAAGCCGGTCATGTAACCGATCTGCGGCAGGTCGGCAAACAGGCGCAGCGTGGGGCCACCGGGGACGGCGAAGGTGATGGATTCGCCCATGCCGGACAGAACTCCGGCTGGATGATGAGCGACTTCCACTCCGGCCCTTATCACATTGTTTTCAAGCTGTTTCATGTCCTTAGAATCCCGCACCTGGAAGCCGATTTCGACCAGGCGATTCTCGGGCGCCTCGTCCAGCACCAGGGAGTAGGGGAAAGCCTCGTGCCAGCAGCGCAGGTAGAGGCGGTCCGGCTGACGGTAGGTTTCGACCAGGCCCAGGGATTCACAGTAGAAGAACTGCGCCTGACGCAGGCGCGAGTCGTTCAGCGCCAGGCGCACATAGGCGATGCGGATGATGCCGCCGTGTTTCAGGGCCATGCCGGGATTCTCCTTTGCCCGCCGACGCGGGCCGCGTGTTGGGTCGTATTGCCGAACGTCAGGTCAGGTGACTTCTGCAAAAAAAGCCTCCGGCACGGCGTTCTCGTAATAGAACGCGCCGCGCGGGAAATGCTCCGCCTGCCAGACGATGGGCGGCACCCAGCCGGGCGCGCCGGGGGCCAGATAGGCCCCGTTGTAGAACTCGTTGCGGTTGCCGGACGGATCGTGGAAATAGATGGTGGTGACGCCGGCGATGCCGTGCCGGGTGATTCCGTATTCGAGCGCCGGGACGGCTTTTTCCTTCAGCAGGTCCACGCCGTGGATGACCTCGGTGCGGCTGTCCATGCCGAAGGCCATGTGGTGGAAGTGGTTGTCCGGGCCGGGGCCGATGGCCAGGTCGTGCATGGTGTGGCCGCAGGTCAGGAACGCGGCGAGCGTGTTGCCGGCCGGATCGACGACTTTCTCTGTCAACGAGAAATCAAGCACTTCGGTCAGAAACTTGACGTTGTCGCCCGGATTCTGGGCCGAGATCAGGGTGTGATCCAGATGCGTCACCCGCCCGCCGGGGGTGCTGTGTGCGGACACCGGATTGGGGTTCTCCATGCCGGTGAGGTAGCCCACTTTATCGGCGTGGTAATAGAGCACCATGTGCTGCCCGGACGGCAGCGGAAAGCGCACGCCCTCGCCCTGGCCCTTGACCGCACCGGCGGGTACCCGCGTTACGGGCAAACCATACGCGGTCACGGCGGCGGCGGCTTCGTCCAGGTCGGCCGGATCGCTGACCTTGAAGCCCAGGTGCTCGACCCCGGCGGTTTTTGCCGGATTCAGGATCACGCAGTGGTGGTCCTGGGTGTCGGCGGCTTGCAGGTAGACGCGGCCTTGCGCATCGCGGTCGGTTTCACGCAGGCCCACCACGTGGACGTAGTGCCGCGCGGCGGCCTCCACGTCCATGACGTTGATGCTTGCGTATGAGAATCGGCTGACGGCCATGTCTGGCTCCTCTGTGGGGGTGTTCGGGGTCTGGCGCCCCGTCAGTTCAATTCGATTATCCGCCCAGGATGCGCGACAGCGGCGCCCTGTCGCGCTGTCGCCACGGATGGGCGGTTTCGACCACCAGCGGGCTGATCGGGACGGCTCGGCACAGCAGGGTGTAGTCCTCGCTGCCGGAGCCTTCGTCCAGCCAGCGCGACGAGGCGGGCAGGGGATAGTGCACCGCGCCTTGCAGCAGGCGCGCCCGGCAGGCACCGCAGCCGCCCTGTTCGCAGGCCACGTGCAGCGTCACGCCGGCCCGGCGGGCGGCGACCAGCACCGTGTCGTCCGCTTCGCAGGCAAAGCTGATTTCGGACTGGCCGGCGTGACGCAAGGTGACCTGCATGGGACGGCGCCTAGGCCGCGGCGCTGGATGCCGGCAGCGCCGCGGCCAGGCGATCGCGCAGCAGGTACAGGCAGGCGGCGCCCTTGCCGGCTTCGCTCGCCAGCAGTTTCAGGGCCTCGTCGCCCACGGCTGCGGCGTCACCGCCGGCGGCGGCTAGCTGTTCGAGCAGCGGCAGGCCCTGGTCGATGAACATCCAAAGATCATCCAGCGCCTTGTCGCGCACGCGGCCGTAGCCCTTGACCACGCGGCCGGCATCGGCGGCCAGCCGCCCGAGCGTCGCATCGCGCCCCAGCCAGTGCAGCACGGCGTCGCGCCAGCGTTGCAGCAGGATCAGTTCCTCGTGATGGCGCAGGGAGCGGCGGCGCAGATGGCGCATGGCCGCGACCAGGGACATGGTCAGATAGCCCCAGGGCCGGTTGATGCGCACGCGCATGGGCATGGCGATGTGGTCGAAGTCCGCGCGCCAACGCCGGCCGCGCTCGCGTATCCAGCGGCCGATCGGCGCCGGCAGCATGCCGTAGATCTGCGGCGGGTCCGGGGCCAGGAAATCGTCGACCCAGAACGGGTCTTCGCCGCGCACGTTGTGGTCCTGGCGCATCTTGGCGAAACGCTCCGGACGCAGCTTCAGCTGGGCCACGCGCTGGGCGTCCTCGTAGCTCATCCAGTTGGCCAGGTGCTGTGCGTAAGCTGCGGTAACGATTGAGCTGTCGGCGCCTGATTTGGCGGTCTCGGCGGCGTGGACTTCCTGCACGCGGGCGATGTAGTCGCGCACGTAGGCGGCGTCCTGGAAGTCCAGCAGGCGGTAGCAGGCCTCGGCAAAAATGCGCGACAGCGGCGGCACGGCGCTGCGCGCCTGATCCAGCAGTCTGCGGTAGTCGCTGCGCCGGCGTTGCGGCAGGGCCTGTTCGCGCTGCTGCGCCAGCTGCTGCCAGTCCAGCACCTCGCTTTCCTTGAACAGGGCGCGCGGCAGGGTGCCGTCCCGCATCATCCGGTAGCCCAGGTCAAAGGCCTTGAGGTTGTCGGCGACGCCGACTTCGGCCTCCTCGATGGCGCGGTGGAAGGGTTCCGCCGGCAGGTCGAACACCTTGCTCGCCACCACGGCGCCCAGCAGCACGGCATTGCTCGACAGCAGTGACAGGCCGGCCTGTGCCACCACTTCCTGGGCATGGAACAGGTAACTGTCGCTGGACAGCGTCTCGGCCGCCTTGCGGATGACGCCGGACGGGTAGATGCCGCCCTCGGCCGGGGTTTTTTCCAGCGTGCCGTAGTAGCGGTAGGTGTTGGCGATGATGGTGCAGTCCGGGTGCGCGAAACCGCCCTGCAGCAGCCGGCCCAGTTCCAGGAATTCCTGGCTCAGCAGCAGGTCCACGTCGCCCGGCACGGCGTAGGCGGACAGGATCGGTGGCTTGTCGCCGTGGGGTCGCGCCTCGACGTAGTAAATGACCGAACCTGCCCGCTGCGACAGGCCGAGCAGGCCGATGCTCTGCGCCTGCCAGCCGGCGTTGATCAGGCCCTTGACCATCCAGTCGCTGAGGACGCCGCCGCCCTGGCCGCCGACGGTGCCGATGAGGATGCGCGTGGCGCGTTTTTTCTGGGGCATTGCTTGGTTCCGGAGTCAGGCTGCGCGCAGCGCCGGCAGCAGGCGCTCGCTGAGGCGTTGCATGAAGCGCTCGAAGCGGCTGGCGTTGCGCACCACGGTCACCTTGTGAAAGGACGGACACAGCTGGGCGGCGTGGGCGATTTCGCCGCACACGCCGCAGCCGACGCAGGTGGTGTCGATGGCCGCCACCGGCGCGGTCTTGAGCGTGTTG is a window from the Immundisolibacter sp. genome containing:
- a CDS encoding indolepyruvate oxidoreductase subunit beta family protein translates to MPQKKRATRILIGTVGGQGGGVLSDWMVKGLINAGWQAQSIGLLGLSQRAGSVIYYVEARPHGDKPPILSAYAVPGDVDLLLSQEFLELGRLLQGGFAHPDCTIIANTYRYYGTLEKTPAEGGIYPSGVIRKAAETLSSDSYLFHAQEVVAQAGLSLLSSNAVLLGAVVASKVFDLPAEPFHRAIEEAEVGVADNLKAFDLGYRMMRDGTLPRALFKESEVLDWQQLAQQREQALPQRRRSDYRRLLDQARSAVPPLSRIFAEACYRLLDFQDAAYVRDYIARVQEVHAAETAKSGADSSIVTAAYAQHLANWMSYEDAQRVAQLKLRPERFAKMRQDHNVRGEDPFWVDDFLAPDPPQIYGMLPAPIGRWIRERGRRWRADFDHIAMPMRVRINRPWGYLTMSLVAAMRHLRRRSLRHHEELILLQRWRDAVLHWLGRDATLGRLAADAGRVVKGYGRVRDKALDDLWMFIDQGLPLLEQLAAAGGDAAAVGDEALKLLASEAGKGAACLYLLRDRLAAALPASSAAA
- a CDS encoding VOC family protein, giving the protein MAVSRFSYASINVMDVEAAARHYVHVVGLRETDRDAQGRVYLQAADTQDHHCVILNPAKTAGVEHLGFKVSDPADLDEAAAAVTAYGLPVTRVPAGAVKGQGEGVRFPLPSGQHMVLYYHADKVGYLTGMENPNPVSAHSTPGGRVTHLDHTLISAQNPGDNVKFLTEVLDFSLTEKVVDPAGNTLAAFLTCGHTMHDLAIGPGPDNHFHHMAFGMDSRTEVIHGVDLLKEKAVPALEYGITRHGIAGVTTIYFHDPSGNRNEFYNGAYLAPGAPGWVPPIVWQAEHFPRGAFYYENAVPEAFFAEVT
- the nifA gene encoding nif-specific transcriptional activator NifA, which codes for MSTAALVDSPRQQGTELLAIYEISKILSSSLDLKRTLRGVLNLLASYMRMQRGTVSLLDAGDELRAIGAADLSEEAVLRAHYRIGEGITGRILQTGSPCVVPDIAREPLFLNRTGARDLAAGQVIAFIGVPIKVGRDTVGVLTVDRDVTDEPANFERDVRFLTMVANLIGQTARLHSNVAAERAELLQEKSRLQKELHAKYRLDNVIGASKGMQEVFAEVHQVAAGRATVLLRGESGTGKEVIARAIHFLSPRKEGPFVRVNCAALSENLLESELFGHEKGAFTGAHADRKGRFELADGGTLFLDEIGEVSPGFQTKLLRVLQEREFERVGGSRPIKVDVRLICATNRNLEEAVGKGTFREDLYFRINVVTVFLPPLRERREDIPPLVEHFLSRYNEESHRAITLSPEALQIMLECNWPGNVRELENCVERCATMTRGDTIRATDMPCQHGKCFSLVLQGYTTTQRESVVLPPVARARLPSPVATPGAAVAPATASGDAPPDDEHERLVWAMQQCGWVQAKAARLLGITPRQIGYALRKYNVQVRRF
- a CDS encoding 2Fe-2S iron-sulfur cluster-binding protein, whose product is MQVTLRHAGQSEISFACEADDTVLVAARRAGVTLHVACEQGGCGACRARLLQGAVHYPLPASSRWLDEGSGSEDYTLLCRAVPISPLVVETAHPWRQRDRAPLSRILGG
- a CDS encoding VOC family protein; the encoded protein is MALKHGGIIRIAYVRLALNDSRLRQAQFFYCESLGLVETYRQPDRLYLRCWHEAFPYSLVLDEAPENRLVEIGFQVRDSKDMKQLENNVIRAGVEVAHHPAGVLSGMGESITFAVPGGPTLRLFADLPQIGYMTGFDSPDWVTPRPLRGTPAPFFLNHAGITVADPQAAVDFLTQALGFVISERIDSDDGRRLLSALLFRMQKEAGGQELAIFPGPAGRLHHIAFTKEDPNDILIDGQYLREAGVNIDIYGPTRQSYGKTFSLHFHDPFGVRLELCAGGRITEVHPEFEAVRWTESQLGKALSYFDRDLQAAFLQPSL